One Dysidea avara chromosome 7, odDysAvar1.4, whole genome shotgun sequence genomic region harbors:
- the LOC136259937 gene encoding very low-density lipoprotein receptor-like — MGQGCVPLTALVAIVLIPHLILAQISQTVYKAVINDATSASTPLFTIDVVGSPSDYMFFVAGEMAANFTVPDGNGVVSINQPISIGRYEFTLSALTADNLYTAIALVDVLSSSNPCDNQLLYGRCSHICVADNSNPHTYSCQCHSGYSLQRNGYICRANDPEPSLLFSYANGLSKLDTFTRVVHPIINDVAVEAFDYHYGYQVIYYSIGNTVYSVSITGQNPTIVYEGSNDISSIAVNWLNNDVYFTSTSGTIGRITVGPTATTTMILSSLSSPLHLVLDAEDGVMYWTEGIDSDATIRRAALNGTGINDIARNVNGLQDLSVDTIEHRVYWNAVSGNVYQILSAAENGNDITVIHNSAPFQSGSLSVFEDYVYSAKVSTQFIYRVDKYTRRFTVNVTLSAGEDVNTIKVYHRLKQPNSVEGNEFSVV; from the exons ATGGGACAGGGTTGCGTACCGTTGACCGCGTTAGTGGCAATCGTATTAATTCCTCATCTCATCTTGGCACAAATTA GTCAGACTGTTTACAAAGCTGTCATCAATGATGCTACCTCAGCCTCAACTCCATTATTCACCATAGATGTAGTGGGCTCACCAAGTGATTATATGTTTTTTGTTGCTGGAGAGATGGCTGCTAACTTTACTGTGCCGGATGGTAATGGAGTGGTATCAATAAACCAACCAATTAGTATTGGACGTTATGAGTTCACATTGTCAGCCCTGACTGCAGATAATCTGTATACTGCTATTGCTCTAGTGGATGTACTTTCCTCAA GCAATCCTTGTGATAACCAGTTATTGTACGGTCGCTGTAGTCACATTTGTGTTGCAGACAACAGTAATCCACACACATATTCCTGTCAGTGCCACAGTGGATACTCACTGCAGAGAAATGGTTATATCTGTCGTGCAAATG ATCCTGAACCATCCTTATTGTTCTCTTATGCTAATGGATTATCAAAGTTGGATACTTTCACTAGAGTAGTCCACCCTATCATAAATGATGTAGCTGTTGAAGCATTTGATTATCACTATGGTTACCAG GTCATCTATTACTCCATTGGAAACACTGTATACAGTGTCTCTATTACTGGCCAGAACCCCACAATTGTATATGAAGGATCGAATGATATTTCTAGTATTGCAGTAAACTGGCTTAACAATGATGTTTACTTCACAAGTACAAGTGGGACTATTGGAAGAATCACTGTTGGTCCTACTGCTACTACGACAATGATATTATCTAGTCTGTCATCACCTCTACATCTTGTATTAGACGCTGAAGATGG GGTAATGTACTGGACAGAAGGAATTGACAGTGACGCCACTATTAGGAGAGCAGCATTAAATGGAACTGGCATCAATGACATTGCCAGAAATGTTAATGGATTACAAGACCTATCAGTCGATACCATAGAGCACAGAgtctactggaatgctgtgtctGGAAATGTTTATCAAATATTGTCTGCTGCTGAGAATGGCAATGATATAACCGTTATTCATAATTCTGCCCCCTTCCAATCCGGGTCTCTGTCAGTGTTTGAGGACTACGTGTACTCTGCAAAGGTTTCCACCCAGTTTATATATAGAGTTGACAAGTATACAAGAAGAT TTACTGTGAATGTGACACTGTCTGCTGGAGAAGATGTCAACACTATAAAAGTGTATCATAGACTAAAACAACCTAACTCAGTTGAAGGTAATGAATTTTCTGTGGTATAA
- the LOC136259711 gene encoding multiple epidermal growth factor-like domains protein 10 → MTCSCNGGLCDPVDGTCICLSGFIGSSCVDSKPLQIQKLGRSTISFKTVCPEGTFGDNCQQECQCQNGASCNHVDGTCICSAGYTGTTCSELCVNSFGINCSQPCQCQNGATCNNIDGSCSCTIGYTGTICDMTCPEGFYGQDCSQTCDCLNGATCSPFDGTCTCAEGYTGTRCETPICTNPCQNGGTCIAPETCQCTEFLGGPTCEVPICPDGYCASGGTCNPGPTGPTCSCPSTHIGARCETRNRGGTGRLESEDESDLSGGEKAGASIGAIVGFILIGVVVAFVAFFGYRYWKRRGSLKTATEFERSGSPVYFEASEPNDALSKGAIDNPVYGVYSKPAGNQDDISVDNISGDFLMDHPYENTRYEPPPPLQSDHEPPISGNDAV, encoded by the exons ATGACATGTAGCTGCAATGGTGGTTTATGCGATCCTGTGGATGGGACCTGCATATGTCTGTCTGGGTTCATTGGAAGCAGCTGTGTTGACAGTAAGCCCTTGCAGATCCAGAAACTAGGTAGATCAACTATTTCTTTCAAAACAGTGTGTCCTGAAGGAACATTTGGTGACAACTGTCAACAAGAATGTCAGTGTCAAAATGGAGCTAGCTGTAATCACGTTGATGGTACCTGCATCTGTTCTGCAGGGTACACGGGAACAACATGTTCTGAAC TATGCGTGAACAGCTTTGGTATCAACTGTTCTCAACCTTGCCAATGTCAAAATGGTGCAACCTGTAATAATATTGATGGGAGCTGCTCCTGTACTATAGGATACACAGGAACAATATGTGATATGA CATGTCCTGAAGGATTTTATGGGCAAGACTGTAGCCAGACTTGTGACTGCCTTAATGGAGCTACTTGCAGTCCGTTTGATGGAACATGTACGTGTGCTGAAGGTTACACGGGGACTAGATGTGAAACTC CTATATGCACTAATCCATGTCAGAATGGTGGAACATGCATAGCTCCTGAAACTTGTCAGTGTACTGAATTCTTAGGAGGCCCCACCTGTGAAGTCC CTATCTGTCCAGATGGGTATTGTGCATCTGGAGGAACATGTAACCCTGGTCCCACAGGCCCAACTTGCTC GTGTCCATCAACTCACATTGGAGCTAGATGTGAAACTAGAAATCGTGGAGGAACAGGTAGATTAGAAAGTGAAGATGAAAGTGACCTCAGTGGAG GAGAGAAAGCTGGAGCATCAATAGGAGCAATTGTGGGCTTCATTCTCATAGGTGTTGTTGTGGCATTTGTTGCATTCTTTGGCTACAG atatTGGAAGAGAAGAGGTAGCCTGAAGACAGCAACAGAATTTGAAAGAAGTGGCAGTCCTGTTTACTTTGAGGCAAGTGAACCCAATGATGCCTTAAGCAAAGGG GCAATAGATAATCCAGTATATGGAGTCTATAGCAAGCCAGCCGGTAATCAAGATGATATCAGTGTGGACAATATTAGTGGTGATTTCTTAATGGACCATCCTTATGAGAACACGAGATAtgaaccaccaccaccacttcAGAGTGATCATGAGCCACCTATCAGTGGAAACGATGCTGTCTAA
- the LOC136260087 gene encoding pro-epidermal growth factor-like, giving the protein MGQSCVPLTALVAISLIPHLILAQISQTVYKAVINDATSASTPIFTIDVVGSPSDYMFFVAGEMAANFTVYGNEVVSINQPISIGRYEFTLSALTTDNSNLYTAIALVDVLSSSNPCDNQLLYGRCSHICVADNSNPHTYSCQCHSGYSLQRNGYICRANDPEPSLLFSFANGLSKLDTFTRVVHPIISGVAVEAFDYHYGYQVIYYSIGNTVYSVSITGQNPTIVYEGSNDISSIAVNWLNNDVYFTSTSGTIGRITVGPTATTTMILSSLSSPLHLVLDAEDGVMYWTEGIDSDATIRRAALNGTGINDIARNVNGLQDLSVDTIEHRVYWNAVSGNVYQILSAAENGNDITVIHNSAPFQSGSLSVFEDYVYSAKVSTQLIYRVDKYTRRFTVNVTLSAGEDVNTIKVYHRLKQPNSVEDINECATSNGGCSQICTNLVGGFSCGCYTGYQQVGTSCAVPVTCSQSGCEHSCVLDSSNIASCVCNPGYELADDGVACIDIDECLNTVCSHGCSNTPGSYICSCPDGLFLDDNKRNCSGCGNSNGGCDQICTQDSTGFTCSCVDGYILGSDGKRCYYAESRLHFVYIW; this is encoded by the exons ATGGGACAGAGTTGCGTACCGTTGACCGCGTTAGTGGCAATCTCATTAATTCCTCACCTCATCTTGGCACAAATTA GTCAGACTGTATACAAAGCTGTCATCAATGATGCTACCTCAGCCTCAACTCCAATATTCACCATAGATGTAGTGGGCTCACCAAGTGATTATATGTTTTTTGTTGCTGGAGAGATGGCTGCTAACTTTACTGTGTATGGTAATGAAGTGGTATCAATAAACCAACCAATTAGTATTGGACGTTATGAGTTCACATTGTCAGCCCTGACTACAGATAATAGTAATCTGTATACTGCTATTGCTCTAGTGGATGTACTTTCCTCAA GCAATCCTTGTGATAACCAGTTGTTGTACGGTCGCTGTAGTCACATTTGTGTTGCAGACAACAGTAATCCACACACATATTCCTGTCAGTGCCACAGTGGATACTCACTGCAGAGAAATGGTTATATCTGTCGTGCAAATG ATCCTGAGCCATCTTTGTTGTTCTCTTTTGCTAATGGATTATCAAAGTTGGATACTTTCACTAGAGTAGTCCACCCTATTATAAGTGGTGTAGCCGTTGAAGCATTTGATTATCACTATGGTTACCAG GTCATCTATTACTCCATTGGAAACACTGTATACAGTGTCTCTATTACTGGCCAGAACCCCACAATTGTATATGAAGGATCGAATGATATTTCTAGTATTGCAGTAAACTGGCTTAACAATGATGTTTACTTCACAAGTACAAGTGGGACTATTGGAAGAATCACTGTTGGTCCTACTGCTACTACGACAATGATATTATCTAGTCTGTCATCACCTCTACATCTTGTATTAGATGCTGAAGATGG GGTAATGTACTGGACAGAAGGAATTGACAGTGACGCCACTATTAGGAGAGCAGCATTAAATGGAACTGGCATCAATGACATTGCCAGAAATGTTAATGGATTACAAGACCTATCAGTCGATACCATAGAGCACAGAgtctactggaatgctgtgtctGGAAATGTTTATCAAATATTGTCTGCTGCTGAGAATGGCAATGATATAACCGTTATTCATAATTCTGCCCCCTTCCAATCCGGATCTCTGTCAGTGTTTGAGGACTACGTGTACTCTGCAAAGGTTTCCACCCAGTTGATATATCGAGTTGACAAGTATACTAGAAGAT TTACTGTGAATGTGACACTGTCTGCTGGAGAAGATGTCAACACTATAAAAGTGTATCATAGACTAAAACAACCTAACTCAGTTGAAG ACATAAACGAGTGTGCCACAAGCAATGGTGGGTGTAGTCAAATATGTACTAATCTTGTGGGTGGATTTTCCTGTGGATGTTACACTGGTTATCAGCAGGTTGGTACCTCATGCGCTGTACCAG TGACATGTTCCCAGTCTGGGTGTGAGCACTCTTGTGTGCTGGATAGCAGTAACATTGCATCATGTGTTTGTAATCCTGGCTATGAGCTAGCTGATGATGGAGTGGCATGTATAG ATATTGATGAATGCTTAAACACTGTCTGCTCTCATGGGTGTTCTAACACTCCGGGAAGTTACATTTGCTCTTGTCCGGATGGACTGTTCTTAGATGATAATAAAAGAAACTGTTCTG GTTGTGGAAACAGCAATGGTGGCTGTGACCAGATATGTACACAAGATTCTACTGGTTTCACATGTAGCTGTGTGGATGGGTACATCCTAGGAAGTGACGGAAAGCGTTGCTATTATGCTGAGAGTAGGTTACATTTTGTGTACATATGGTAA
- the LOC136259930 gene encoding coiled-coil domain-containing protein 77-like, with protein MAHNDSSITDDSSSVPTVNERLGHLRPSRELLEFYRQKIAEFDGEYESLLKRLHKYKCTYEEQHKNQWEIRQREDEIAELQKALSDMQVFLFQEREHVLRLYAENDRLRIQELDDRKKIQHLLTLTQPVNAETTYFIKEPPGKVLIQQHMSRKAADGGVTLISRGPGGHKKPPAEKMREAQKEEDDDVDKETLLLTVEALRAQLEEQTRLCKEQVDTLLEDRRVKAEESDVQHQRDSDQIKNLADKLHNTQELLYESTKDYLDLKYELRAKERSWMKEKDKLLQQLDRYKQQLDISVGIDPVLGMSLATSPNGGRSDKGSLCHLKEQLHQSQQLADNYREQCVKLEEEVGRLREESDASKDLFKQRTNKATKRLGLMNTRYQNLEKRRAMEIEGYKNDIKILRSRLKDVEKQLYKLTMGLSGDQDEEVLRAVRRTASNSKKLVGDLQTLKARVYSLENDTRRVHDL; from the exons AACTGCTGGAGTTTTATAGGCAAAAAATAGCTGAATTTGACGGCGAATACGAGTCACTGTTAAAGAGGTTGCACAAATATAAATGCACCTATGAAGAGCAG CATAAAAACCAATGGGAAATCAGGCAAAGAGAAGATGAAATAGCAGAATTGCAAAAAGCTCTGAGTGACATGCAAGTGTTTTTGTTCCAAGAAAGAGAACACGTGCTAAGACTTTATGCTGAAAATGATCGACTCCGGATTCAAGAGCTTGATGATCGAAAGAAGATCCAACACTTGTTGACTTTAACACAACCAGTCAATGCAGAGACTACATATTTTATCAAGGAACCACCTGGTAAGGTACTGATACAACAACACATGTCTAGGAAGGCTGCAGATGGAGGGGTCACTCTTATTAGCCGTGGCCCAGGTGGTCACAAAAAACCTCCAGCTGAAAAGATGAGAGAAGCTCAAAAAGAGGAAGATGATGATGTTGACAAAGAGACACTGTTGTTGACTGTGGAAGCCTTGAGAGCTCAGCTGGAGGAACAGACACGATTGTGCAAAGAACAAGTTGACACTCTTCTAGAAGATCGCAGGGTAAAGGCTGAAGAGAGTGATGTACAACATCAAAGAGACTCGGACCAGATAAAGAACTTGGCAGACAAGTTACACAACACTCAGGAGTTATTGTATGAGAGCACAAAGGACTATTTGGACTTGAAATATGAATTGAGAGCAAAAGAAAGATCTTGGATGAAGGAGAAAGATAAACTATTGCAACAGTTAGACCGATACAAACAACAGTTAGACATTAGTGTTGGAATTGATCCTGTTCTTGGAATGAGTCTTGCCACCTCACCAAATGGTGGTAGGTCAGACAAGGGAAGTTTGTGCCACTTGAAAGAACAGCTACACCAATCACAACAACTAGCTGATAACTACAGGGAACAGTGTGTAAAGCTGGAAGAAGAGGTTGGGAGACTGAGAGAAGAGAGTGATGCGTCAAAGGACTTATTTAAACAAAGAACTAACAAGGCCACTAAGAGGCTTGGCTTAATGAACACACGTTACCAAAACTTGGAAAAGAGAAGAGCAATGGAAATTGAAGGTTACAAGAATGACATTAAAATTCTTCGATCCAGATTAAAAGATGTTGAAAAGCAGCTGTACAAG TTGACAATGGGATTAAGTGGAGACCAAGATGAGGAAGTACTACGTGCAGTTAGGAGAACTGCATCTAATTCTAAGAAACTAGTTGGAGATTTGCAAACTTTAAAAGCTAGAGTATATTCGTTAGAAAACGATACTCGTCGGGTACATGATTTATAA